A genomic segment from Candidatus Viadribacter manganicus encodes:
- a CDS encoding DnaJ C-terminal domain-containing protein — MSWDPYASLGVSRTASADDIRRAYRNLAKELHPDVRPGDKAAEERFKQSTAAFNLLSDPLTKQRFDRGEIDADGNERMAFNARGPRQSARAHAGAGAGPGPSGGAAGAGDPFDLGDIFSDLFGPGFGGARTYSRMRGRDIRFTLDIDFLDAINGAKRRISLAEGRTLDVAIPAGVETGQVLRLKNQGGAGVQGGPAGDALVELKVRPHAFFRREGQDVHMDLNISLTEAVEGARIQAPTPGGNVSLTIPAGSNTGKVLRLKGKGVAGQGDQFVRLQVMLPEATDEDLRKFVKKWPKRDYTPPRPNS, encoded by the coding sequence TTGAGCTGGGATCCATACGCCTCCCTCGGCGTCAGCCGGACCGCTAGTGCGGACGACATTCGGCGCGCCTATCGAAATCTCGCGAAGGAGTTGCACCCCGATGTGCGCCCTGGCGACAAAGCCGCTGAAGAGCGGTTCAAGCAATCGACTGCCGCTTTCAACCTTCTCTCCGATCCGTTGACGAAGCAGCGCTTTGATCGCGGTGAGATTGATGCGGATGGCAACGAGCGCATGGCGTTCAATGCGCGTGGACCAAGGCAAAGCGCGCGCGCGCATGCGGGCGCGGGGGCTGGACCTGGTCCCAGTGGCGGGGCCGCAGGCGCGGGCGATCCGTTTGATCTTGGCGATATCTTCTCGGACCTGTTCGGGCCAGGGTTTGGCGGTGCGCGTACCTATTCGCGCATGCGCGGGCGCGACATTCGCTTTACCCTCGACATCGATTTCCTTGACGCCATCAATGGCGCGAAGCGACGGATTTCGCTCGCTGAAGGGCGCACGTTGGACGTTGCAATTCCGGCTGGCGTTGAAACGGGGCAGGTGCTGCGGCTCAAGAATCAGGGCGGCGCGGGTGTGCAAGGCGGCCCGGCAGGCGATGCCTTGGTCGAACTCAAAGTGCGTCCGCACGCGTTTTTCCGCCGCGAAGGCCAAGACGTTCACATGGACTTGAACATCTCGCTGACGGAGGCTGTGGAAGGCGCGCGCATTCAAGCGCCGACTCCGGGCGGGAACGTCTCGCTCACCATTCCAGCCGGTTCCAACACTGGAAAAGTGTTGCGTTTGAAGGGCAAGGGTGTCGCCGGACAGGGCGATCAATTCGTGCGCCTTCAGGTTATGCTCCCCGAAGCCACGGACGAAGACTTGCGTAAGTTTGTCAAAAAGTGGCCGAAACGGGACTACACCCCGCCGAGGCCGAATAGTTAA
- a CDS encoding PepSY domain-containing protein, with the protein MWAKFALLSAVLAASAFAAPTSVSAQPRPRAEAPQPAWTMPAQYRGGGQQDLRPLREVVEELRAQYGGEYVSHRLEQGGSPVYVVRWRMPDGQIRDIRVSATR; encoded by the coding sequence ATGTGGGCCAAGTTTGCTCTCCTCTCCGCGGTTCTCGCGGCTAGTGCGTTCGCAGCGCCGACGAGTGTTAGCGCACAGCCGCGTCCGCGCGCGGAGGCCCCTCAACCTGCCTGGACGATGCCCGCCCAATATCGCGGCGGCGGTCAACAGGACCTTCGCCCATTGCGCGAAGTCGTTGAAGAACTCCGGGCTCAATACGGCGGCGAGTACGTCTCGCATCGCCTTGAGCAGGGCGGCAGCCCCGTCTATGTCGTCCGGTGGCGCATGCCTGATGGGCAGATACGCGATATTCGCGTCAGCGCCACTCGCTAA
- a CDS encoding sensor histidine kinase — MAATLSWAGWIWAAGIVVAAAGAVFGGGEQRDVAAAAALALAPALVGFVLLPWTGLRWAALGLVLVWLVTVLGLVAGTGGWGSPVAAGLLVPVALARTLGRWTRIAGVGAVLGYAAAGLVFPMGGGGALGPFPVLLTLLSLGLSMWLLGFAQRAESRERAMSHRIAEVSHELRTPLTHILGFSEMIERQIFGEVGARYVEYAGLIRKSGAHLLGLVNDLLDLSRIDAGKYELQLGAFDVRTVIEDVVRVSIDSADKKQIALGMLTPDTALNVMADDRALKRMLINTVGNAIKFTPEGGRVMVQVAVVNGALQLDTIDNGPGIPEAERATLGHAYERGSGGARAEGTGLGLSLVRALATLHGGELSFHEAPGGGALVRLTLPVLAA, encoded by the coding sequence ATGGCAGCGACGCTGTCATGGGCGGGCTGGATTTGGGCCGCCGGGATCGTTGTGGCGGCGGCTGGCGCTGTTTTTGGCGGTGGAGAGCAGCGGGACGTGGCGGCTGCGGCCGCATTAGCGTTAGCGCCGGCGCTGGTTGGATTCGTCTTGTTGCCTTGGACCGGGCTGCGTTGGGCGGCGCTTGGTCTCGTTTTGGTGTGGCTGGTGACGGTTTTGGGTCTGGTCGCGGGAACTGGCGGCTGGGGCTCGCCGGTGGCGGCGGGACTACTCGTGCCGGTGGCGCTGGCGCGGACGCTGGGGCGCTGGACCCGGATCGCGGGTGTCGGTGCGGTGCTTGGGTACGCCGCGGCAGGCTTAGTGTTTCCGATGGGAGGCGGTGGCGCGCTGGGACCGTTTCCGGTGTTGCTGACTCTGCTTTCGCTGGGACTGTCGATGTGGCTGCTGGGATTTGCCCAGCGTGCTGAGAGCCGGGAGCGGGCGATGAGCCATCGCATTGCCGAGGTGTCGCATGAGTTGCGGACGCCGCTCACGCACATCCTCGGTTTTTCAGAAATGATTGAGCGCCAGATTTTCGGCGAAGTCGGCGCGCGCTACGTTGAGTATGCGGGGCTCATTCGCAAGAGCGGCGCGCATCTCTTGGGCCTGGTGAACGACCTTCTGGATTTGTCGCGCATCGATGCCGGCAAATACGAGTTGCAGCTGGGTGCGTTCGACGTGCGCACCGTTATCGAAGACGTCGTGCGCGTTTCGATCGATAGCGCCGATAAAAAGCAGATCGCGCTTGGGATGCTGACGCCGGATACGGCGCTGAATGTGATGGCGGACGATCGCGCGCTGAAGCGAATGCTGATCAATACGGTCGGTAACGCCATCAAGTTCACGCCCGAGGGCGGGCGCGTGATGGTGCAGGTGGCTGTCGTGAACGGCGCGCTGCAACTCGATACGATCGATAACGGACCGGGAATTCCGGAGGCGGAGCGGGCGACGCTTGGGCACGCTTACGAGCGCGGTTCGGGGGGCGCGCGTGCGGAAGGGACAGGGCTTGGATTGTCGCTTGTGCGCGCGCTTGCGACGCTGCATGGCGGCGAATTGAGTTTTCACGAAGCGCCAGGTGGCGGCGCGCTTGTGCGGCTGACGCTGCCGGTGCTGGCCGCCTAG
- a CDS encoding transglycosylase domain-containing protein — protein MSDNNRPDFRSRIDWAKMRAAAAQQQLNQMLGERFTWRKAASIAAGFVLVCVVSLWLWIYWGLPRVPDADTLWSLNRQESVMFVDRDGEILGVRGPYYANRAHLSELPDYVPQAFLAIEDRRFYEHEGVDRIGVLRAVLANLRAGETVQGGSTLTQQLARNLFLTPRQTVNRKLREMVLASRIERRLTKDEILELYLNRVYLGDQAYGVDAAARRFFGKPATELTLAEAAMLAGLPKAPSRSAPTESLERATARQHVVLAAMVEAGYITGEQRDEAIAQRIRVVERPNAERAMGYAFDMAVEQARAVVGRDTPDLVIHMTIDREVQQSAADSIRRRLGNRAFGRRPLQAAYVALDRDGGVRALVGGTDYNTSKFNRVTQARRQPGSTFKTFVYTAALESGLDTEDVRYDEPIVIDGWRPRNYDEGYRGAVTLRTAFALSINTVAAEVANEVGPARVADVARRLGIANMPERNAFVPPSIALGSIETTLWDMTTAFATYMDDGMRVDPHIVARITNSAGREIYVRPPYNPARVLDAEVATRMTSMMGAVVLRGTGTGARIGDRDIAGKTGTSSDWRDAWFVGYSRDFTAGVWVGHDDFTSMGRTTGGTLPAQIWADTMRVAHQGIENHPLPGIEQPAYTPAQVEMASFFDELANAFGNNEGGDNDRGFPDLGDIFN, from the coding sequence TTGTCCGACAATAACCGGCCCGATTTTCGCAGCCGCATCGACTGGGCGAAGATGCGCGCGGCCGCCGCGCAGCAGCAGCTCAACCAGATGTTGGGCGAACGCTTCACCTGGCGCAAAGCCGCGAGCATTGCCGCAGGCTTCGTGCTGGTCTGCGTCGTGTCGCTATGGCTCTGGATTTATTGGGGTCTACCGCGCGTGCCGGACGCCGACACGCTCTGGTCGCTGAACCGCCAAGAGTCGGTGATGTTCGTTGACCGTGACGGAGAAATCCTCGGCGTCCGCGGCCCGTACTACGCCAATCGCGCGCACCTCTCCGAATTGCCCGATTACGTCCCGCAAGCATTCCTCGCCATCGAAGATCGGCGCTTCTACGAACACGAAGGTGTTGACCGCATCGGCGTCCTGCGCGCCGTCCTCGCTAACCTGCGCGCCGGCGAAACCGTGCAGGGCGGCTCGACGCTCACGCAGCAGCTCGCACGCAACCTCTTCCTCACGCCGCGCCAGACTGTGAACCGCAAGCTGCGCGAGATGGTCTTGGCCTCGCGCATTGAGCGGCGCCTGACCAAGGACGAGATTCTCGAACTCTATCTCAACCGCGTCTATCTCGGGGATCAGGCTTACGGCGTTGACGCCGCCGCCCGCCGTTTCTTCGGCAAACCCGCCACCGAACTCACACTCGCCGAAGCCGCAATGCTCGCGGGCCTGCCGAAGGCGCCATCACGTTCAGCGCCGACCGAAAGCCTCGAACGCGCCACGGCGCGTCAGCACGTCGTTCTCGCCGCCATGGTCGAGGCTGGCTACATCACCGGCGAACAACGCGACGAAGCCATCGCGCAACGCATTCGCGTTGTCGAACGTCCCAACGCCGAACGGGCAATGGGCTACGCATTCGACATGGCCGTTGAGCAAGCGCGCGCCGTTGTCGGCCGCGACACGCCGGACTTGGTCATTCACATGACCATCGACCGCGAAGTCCAACAATCAGCCGCGGACTCCATTCGCCGCCGCCTCGGCAACCGCGCCTTTGGCCGCCGTCCGCTGCAAGCCGCCTACGTTGCGCTCGATCGCGACGGCGGTGTCCGCGCCCTCGTCGGCGGCACTGACTACAACACCTCCAAGTTCAACCGCGTCACCCAAGCGCGCCGCCAGCCGGGCTCGACGTTCAAAACCTTCGTCTACACAGCCGCCCTCGAATCCGGCCTCGACACAGAGGATGTCCGTTACGACGAGCCGATCGTTATCGACGGCTGGCGTCCGCGCAATTACGATGAAGGCTATCGCGGCGCTGTCACGCTGCGCACGGCCTTCGCGCTTTCGATCAACACGGTCGCGGCGGAAGTCGCCAACGAAGTCGGCCCAGCCCGCGTTGCCGACGTCGCCCGCCGCCTCGGCATCGCCAACATGCCGGAGCGCAACGCGTTCGTGCCGCCGTCCATCGCGCTCGGCTCAATCGAGACCACGCTCTGGGACATGACCACCGCCTTCGCCACCTACATGGACGACGGCATGCGTGTTGATCCGCACATCGTTGCGCGCATCACCAATTCAGCGGGCCGCGAAATCTACGTTCGCCCGCCCTACAATCCCGCCCGCGTCCTCGACGCCGAAGTCGCAACCCGCATGACCAGCATGATGGGCGCAGTCGTCCTGCGCGGCACCGGCACTGGCGCACGCATTGGCGATCGCGACATCGCCGGCAAAACCGGCACCAGCTCCGATTGGCGCGACGCTTGGTTTGTTGGCTATAGCCGCGACTTCACGGCAGGCGTTTGGGTGGGGCACGACGATTTTACCTCGATGGGCCGCACCACGGGCGGCACGCTGCCCGCGCAAATTTGGGCCGACACCATGCGCGTTGCGCACCAAGGCATCGAGAACCACCCGCTGCCAGGCATCGAACAGCCAGCCTACACGCCGGCTCAAGTTGAAATGGCCAGCTTCTTCGATGAACTCGCGAACGCTTTCGGCAACAACGAAGGCGGCGATAACGATCGCGGTTTCCCGGATCTCGGCGACATCTTCAACTAA
- a CDS encoding SufE family protein: MTDLAQMRRRAHLKPMASIDQTIEELADDFALLPDWEERISHVIELARALEPLNDDERTDDNRVRGCVSRVWLVSERHAETPEKLFFRGDSDAHLVRGEIAMLLRIFSGRTPEEILSVDPKAVFERLGLQDALTMQRSNGLFSMMSRIQHQARAAT; the protein is encoded by the coding sequence GTGACTGACCTTGCCCAGATGCGCCGCAGGGCGCATTTGAAGCCCATGGCCAGCATCGATCAAACGATCGAAGAACTTGCAGACGATTTCGCGCTCCTCCCTGACTGGGAGGAGCGCATTTCGCATGTGATCGAGCTTGCGCGTGCACTTGAACCTTTGAACGATGACGAGCGCACCGATGACAACCGTGTGCGTGGCTGCGTCAGCCGCGTCTGGCTCGTCAGCGAACGCCACGCCGAAACACCGGAAAAGCTCTTCTTTCGGGGCGATTCCGACGCACATCTGGTGCGCGGTGAAATCGCCATGCTGCTCCGCATCTTCTCGGGCCGCACGCCGGAGGAGATTCTTTCAGTTGATCCCAAAGCTGTCTTCGAACGCCTCGGCCTTCAGGACGCGCTGACCATGCAGCGCTCCAACGGCCTCTTCTCGATGATGAGCCGCATCCAGCACCAAGCCCGCGCCGCCACCTAA
- a CDS encoding MucR family transcriptional regulator: protein MDNQRDLVRMAAEIAAAYVSANPVQAQELPALIRTVHSALLEVSGVTAVAAESVLEPAVSIKKSVTADYIICLEDGKKFKSLKRHLRTRYAMTPEEYRTKWSLPHDYPMVAPNYAKERSNLAKRMGLGQTRKGG, encoded by the coding sequence ATGGACAACCAGCGCGACTTGGTGCGCATGGCCGCGGAAATCGCGGCCGCTTACGTTTCGGCCAACCCGGTTCAGGCGCAGGAGCTGCCTGCGCTGATCCGTACCGTGCATAGCGCGCTGCTGGAGGTTTCCGGCGTGACCGCCGTGGCGGCGGAATCCGTGCTCGAACCTGCTGTTTCGATCAAAAAATCGGTGACGGCCGATTACATTATCTGTCTGGAGGACGGGAAAAAGTTCAAATCCCTGAAGCGCCATTTGCGCACGCGCTATGCCATGACGCCGGAGGAATACCGGACCAAATGGAGCCTGCCGCACGATTATCCGATGGTCGCGCCGAATTACGCCAAGGAGCGCTCGAACCTCGCCAAGCGCATGGGCCTTGGGCAGACCCGCAAAGGCGGTTGA
- a CDS encoding PAN domain-containing protein, whose translation MRYLASVAVLAIAQIGAAWALADNNVARPGGTYASLEAETATDCERLCTDDTLCMAWSFHANSCEFKAIVPAATPQEGIISGVSARAPASMRARFEPVPAATPTALIAEEHEALETPVAAGRPEDEISLALLGGPVAEQELRSRLGN comes from the coding sequence ATGCGCTATCTCGCCTCAGTCGCCGTTCTCGCCATCGCCCAAATCGGCGCCGCCTGGGCGTTGGCTGATAACAACGTCGCCCGGCCCGGAGGCACGTACGCCTCACTCGAAGCTGAGACCGCAACCGATTGCGAGCGGCTTTGCACCGACGACACCCTTTGCATGGCGTGGAGCTTCCACGCCAACAGCTGCGAATTCAAGGCCATCGTACCCGCCGCAACTCCGCAGGAAGGCATAATTTCCGGCGTCAGCGCGCGTGCGCCGGCCTCCATGCGCGCAAGGTTTGAGCCCGTTCCGGCGGCGACACCCACTGCGCTCATTGCTGAAGAACACGAAGCTCTCGAAACACCGGTCGCCGCCGGCCGCCCAGAAGATGAGATTTCCCTGGCGCTTCTTGGCGGCCCCGTCGCCGAGCAGGAGCTGCGTTCTCGCCTCGGAAACTGA
- a CDS encoding DUF1491 family protein gives MEELKTDFWASALIRRAEIAGAFAGVVHKGDPDAGAVLVKVATLDRKARLYGPARNGDGERIWLDLSAGSLGDLESDVDEYVRKRRQGDPDLWVIEIEDRQGRHFLQEPVDSGAAM, from the coding sequence ATGGAAGAGCTTAAGACAGATTTCTGGGCGAGCGCGCTGATCCGACGGGCGGAGATTGCCGGTGCGTTCGCGGGGGTCGTCCATAAGGGTGACCCCGATGCGGGCGCCGTGCTGGTGAAGGTTGCGACCTTGGATCGGAAAGCGCGGCTTTATGGGCCGGCGCGCAATGGCGATGGCGAACGGATTTGGCTGGATCTATCGGCGGGCTCGCTGGGGGACCTCGAGAGCGACGTGGATGAGTATGTCCGCAAGCGCCGCCAGGGCGATCCGGACCTCTGGGTCATCGAGATCGAGGACCGCCAGGGGCGCCATTTTCTGCAGGAGCCGGTGGATTCTGGCGCGGCAATGTAG
- a CDS encoding ABC-F family ATP-binding cassette domain-containing protein, producing the protein MSALAHVKNLRLTLGQAPLFDGAEFVLHKGERAAFVGANGAGKSTLMRMMAGLTDPDGGEIVYQSGTSIAFAPQETSFDGFATLRDYAQSPSVARIGSAATAPAYAADAALEQFGLDPERTPQGLSGGEARRASLARALAADADILLLDEPTNHLDITAIEQLERTVASQRGACLIISHDRRFLERVSTATLWLRQRRLLKLNRGYAAFEDWADAVEEEDARNLSRLETQLKAEEHWLRRGVTARRSRNEGRRRKLLAMRAERRHIKELSASPTAGITAERGNESARLVIDAKAISKTYGERPIIANLTLRITRGDRVGVVGANGSGKTTLLELLLKRREPDAGAIRLGENLAIAYVDQRRDIIDPTVTLKDALTPAGGDQVIVRGVARHVASYAKEFLFTAEQLRQPVSALSGGERNRLALAIALAKPANLLVLDEPTNDLDMDTLDALEEMLASYDGTVLIVSHDRAFLDGVATQIIGPLGNGKWVETPGGWADFEREHGQAINPRPAPKKASAEKPQAATLKKQTKLSYKDERRAGELDVLMPKLAAEIEALEAKLAAPDAFNAPNFAASAARLEAARAEHQSAEMEWLDIELRREALSAQE; encoded by the coding sequence ATGTCCGCCCTCGCGCACGTAAAGAACCTCAGACTGACGCTCGGCCAAGCGCCGCTGTTCGACGGCGCAGAATTCGTGCTGCACAAAGGCGAGCGCGCGGCCTTCGTCGGCGCGAACGGCGCCGGCAAGTCAACTTTGATGCGCATGATGGCCGGCCTCACCGATCCGGACGGCGGCGAGATCGTCTATCAATCCGGCACGTCCATCGCATTCGCACCGCAGGAAACCAGCTTCGACGGGTTCGCGACGCTGCGCGACTACGCCCAATCGCCATCGGTCGCGCGCATCGGCAGCGCCGCGACTGCGCCGGCCTACGCCGCCGACGCAGCGCTTGAGCAATTCGGCTTGGACCCCGAGCGCACGCCGCAAGGTCTCTCCGGCGGCGAAGCGCGCCGCGCCTCGCTTGCACGCGCCCTTGCCGCCGACGCCGACATTCTGCTCCTCGATGAGCCGACCAACCACCTCGACATTACCGCCATCGAACAATTGGAGCGCACTGTCGCCAGCCAGCGCGGCGCCTGTCTCATCATCAGTCACGACCGCCGCTTCCTCGAACGCGTGTCGACCGCCACGCTTTGGCTGCGCCAGCGCCGCCTGCTGAAACTCAACCGCGGATACGCCGCCTTCGAAGACTGGGCTGACGCCGTCGAGGAAGAAGACGCGCGCAATCTCTCGCGCCTCGAAACACAGCTGAAAGCCGAAGAGCATTGGCTGCGCCGCGGCGTCACCGCCCGCCGCTCCCGCAACGAAGGCCGCCGCCGCAAGCTCCTCGCCATGCGCGCCGAACGTCGCCACATCAAAGAACTTAGCGCATCGCCAACCGCCGGCATCACCGCCGAGCGCGGCAATGAATCGGCGCGCCTCGTCATCGACGCCAAGGCGATTTCAAAAACCTATGGCGAGCGTCCCATCATCGCCAACCTCACGCTCCGCATCACGCGCGGCGATCGTGTCGGCGTTGTCGGCGCCAATGGCAGCGGCAAAACCACGTTGCTCGAGCTGCTATTGAAGCGACGTGAACCAGACGCCGGCGCGATCCGGCTCGGTGAAAACCTCGCTATCGCCTACGTCGATCAACGCCGCGACATCATCGATCCCACCGTAACGCTCAAAGACGCACTGACCCCCGCCGGCGGCGATCAGGTCATCGTCCGCGGCGTCGCGCGCCACGTTGCTTCCTACGCTAAAGAGTTTCTGTTCACCGCTGAACAACTTCGCCAGCCCGTGTCAGCGCTCTCGGGCGGTGAGCGCAATCGCCTGGCGCTCGCGATTGCACTTGCAAAGCCAGCCAACCTTCTCGTGCTCGACGAACCGACCAACGATCTCGACATGGATACGCTGGACGCACTCGAAGAGATGCTCGCCAGCTATGACGGCACCGTCCTCATCGTCAGCCACGACCGCGCCTTCCTCGACGGCGTCGCGACCCAGATCATCGGCCCGCTCGGCAACGGCAAATGGGTAGAGACCCCTGGCGGCTGGGCCGATTTCGAGCGCGAGCACGGCCAAGCCATCAATCCACGCCCAGCGCCCAAGAAAGCCAGCGCCGAAAAGCCCCAAGCGGCAACGCTCAAAAAGCAAACCAAGCTCAGCTACAAAGATGAACGCCGCGCCGGCGAACTCGACGTGCTGATGCCGAAACTCGCCGCCGAAATCGAAGCTCTCGAAGCCAAACTCGCCGCGCCCGACGCTTTCAACGCGCCCAATTTCGCCGCCTCCGCCGCCCGTCTTGAGGCTGCGCGCGCCGAGCACCAGAGCGCAGAGATGGAATGGCTCGACATCGAACTCCGGCGCGAGGCGCTCAGCGCCCAGGAGTGA
- a CDS encoding peptide chain release factor 3: MSADPATEAARRRTFAIISHPDAGKTTLTESLLLAGGAIHLAGEVAARGQARRTTSDWMKIERERGISVSSSVMMFEHDGMVFNLLDTPGHEDFSEDTYRTLTAADSAIMVLDAAKGIEPQTLKLFEVCRLRDIPITTFINKMDREALDPFELLDEIHSKLAMDTAPMYWPAASGQRFAGMLDLTTDEFVPFRRLEHGEEGFAIEARQKRGSEGFLAGVRDDVRAELEETAELARDGLPKFDLTAFREGHLTPVFFGSALRRYGVLELLAGLGANAPPPRPLKAKVKGQETEVTPGRNDVSGFIFKIQANMDPKHRDRVGFFRISSGKFQRGMTLKTAAGKGFNVHNPMMFMAQDREIAQEAFPGDVIGIPSHGGLRVGDSLSQSGDVVFQGIPNFAPEILKRVRVKDPLKQKHLRKALESLGEEGVTQVFKPVHGGDLVVGAVGQLQFEVLDERMKAEYGLEVIFETSPYQAARWISAETRADLEAFIERSASQMAEDVDNAPVFLGKSSWEIGYVQEKNPKIRFSDTKERAA; this comes from the coding sequence ATGTCCGCCGACCCCGCCACCGAGGCCGCCCGCCGCCGCACGTTCGCGATCATCTCGCACCCTGACGCGGGCAAAACCACGCTGACGGAAAGCCTGCTTCTGGCCGGCGGCGCAATCCACTTGGCCGGCGAAGTTGCTGCGCGCGGGCAGGCGCGGCGGACGACATCGGACTGGATGAAGATCGAGCGCGAACGCGGCATCTCGGTGTCGAGTTCGGTGATGATGTTCGAGCACGACGGCATGGTGTTCAATCTTTTGGACACACCAGGTCACGAAGACTTCTCGGAAGATACGTATCGGACGCTGACGGCGGCGGACTCGGCCATCATGGTGCTGGACGCGGCGAAGGGCATCGAGCCGCAGACGTTGAAGCTGTTCGAGGTTTGCCGTCTCCGGGACATTCCGATCACGACGTTCATCAACAAGATGGACCGTGAAGCGCTCGATCCATTCGAGCTGCTGGATGAGATCCATTCGAAGCTGGCGATGGACACCGCGCCGATGTATTGGCCGGCCGCTTCGGGTCAGCGCTTTGCCGGGATGCTCGATCTTACGACGGATGAGTTCGTGCCGTTCCGTCGCTTGGAGCATGGCGAAGAAGGCTTTGCGATCGAGGCGCGCCAGAAGCGCGGCAGCGAGGGCTTTCTAGCGGGCGTGCGCGATGATGTGCGGGCCGAGCTTGAAGAGACGGCGGAACTTGCGCGCGATGGCTTGCCTAAGTTTGATCTGACGGCGTTCCGCGAAGGCCATTTGACGCCGGTGTTTTTCGGTTCAGCGCTGCGCCGTTACGGCGTGCTGGAGCTGCTGGCGGGACTCGGTGCGAATGCGCCGCCGCCGCGGCCGCTGAAGGCGAAGGTGAAAGGCCAAGAGACTGAAGTGACGCCGGGGCGCAATGACGTCAGCGGCTTCATCTTCAAGATCCAAGCGAATATGGATCCCAAACACCGCGACCGGGTTGGCTTCTTCCGTATTTCATCGGGCAAGTTTCAGCGCGGCATGACCTTGAAGACGGCGGCGGGCAAAGGCTTCAACGTCCACAATCCGATGATGTTCATGGCGCAGGATCGTGAGATTGCGCAAGAAGCATTCCCCGGCGATGTGATTGGCATCCCGAGCCATGGCGGGTTGCGGGTCGGCGACTCGCTCTCGCAATCGGGTGATGTGGTTTTCCAGGGCATCCCGAATTTTGCGCCGGAAATTTTGAAGCGCGTGCGGGTGAAAGATCCGCTGAAGCAGAAGCATTTGCGCAAGGCGCTGGAGTCGCTGGGCGAGGAAGGCGTGACACAGGTGTTCAAGCCTGTGCACGGCGGCGATCTGGTGGTTGGCGCGGTTGGTCAGCTGCAGTTCGAGGTGCTCGATGAGCGTATGAAGGCAGAATACGGACTGGAAGTGATCTTCGAGACTTCGCCCTATCAGGCTGCGCGTTGGATCAGTGCGGAGACGCGCGCGGATCTGGAGGCGTTTATCGAACGATCCGCCTCGCAGATGGCTGAGGATGTCGACAACGCGCCGGTGTTCTTGGGCAAGAGCTCATGGGAAATCGGCTACGTGCAGGAGAAGAATCCAAAGATCAGGTTCAGCGACACCAAGGAACGCGCCGCTTAA
- a CDS encoding DUF2336 domain-containing protein gives MSNARFAKLVDLARTTDSNQRRELLREVTDLFFETSGSRNTRESALFDDVLQLVAAEMQDSVLAELSELFADAKDAPVGLMRDLANHSFEIAGPVLRRSRALDEQTLLQIVTYQSQPHIKAVAQREDVTESVSDAIVKFGDDNALDALIRNDGAKISRTSMEAAVDRARRNTLLHEGVVKRSDLPLDLLNEMYFVVENTLRDQIMKRNASVDPATLDAALSKARARMSQTAGDMSAEAKNAMAFIQAKKNSGELHARLLVSLYREAKQTHFLYGLAEITNLEPETVADLIERRDIDGLAMICRAAGIERPLFVTLAVLSCGGDEAMQRAEEFGRMYNNVPVEAAQRAMRFFKVRKSAAIAA, from the coding sequence ATGTCTAACGCGCGGTTTGCGAAGCTTGTCGATCTGGCGCGCACGACCGACAGCAACCAGCGTCGCGAATTGCTGCGGGAAGTCACAGATCTTTTCTTCGAAACATCAGGCAGCCGCAATACGCGCGAAAGCGCGCTGTTCGACGACGTCTTGCAACTCGTCGCAGCCGAAATGCAGGACTCGGTCCTGGCCGAACTCTCCGAGCTCTTTGCCGATGCCAAAGACGCCCCCGTCGGCCTCATGCGCGATCTGGCTAACCATTCGTTCGAGATCGCGGGCCCTGTCCTGAGGCGCAGCCGCGCGCTCGACGAGCAAACTCTGCTCCAGATCGTCACCTACCAGAGTCAACCGCACATCAAGGCCGTCGCTCAGCGCGAGGACGTCACAGAATCCGTCTCGGACGCCATCGTGAAGTTCGGCGACGACAACGCTCTCGACGCGCTCATCCGCAACGACGGCGCCAAGATTTCACGCACCAGCATGGAAGCCGCCGTCGATCGCGCGCGCCGCAATACGCTGCTGCACGAAGGCGTCGTAAAGCGCTCGGACCTGCCGCTTGATCTCCTCAACGAGATGTATTTCGTCGTCGAGAACACCCTTCGCGATCAAATCATGAAGCGCAACGCCTCGGTCGATCCCGCGACGTTGGACGCAGCGCTCTCAAAAGCCCGCGCCCGCATGAGCCAAACCGCCGGCGACATGTCCGCCGAAGCCAAGAACGCGATGGCGTTCATTCAAGCCAAGAAGAACAGCGGCGAACTCCACGCCCGCTTGCTGGTTTCGCTCTATCGCGAAGCCAAGCAGACCCACTTCCTCTACGGCCTTGCAGAGATCACCAATCTCGAGCCGGAAACGGTCGCCGATCTGATCGAGCGCCGCGACATTGACGGCCTCGCCATGATCTGTCGCGCAGCCGGCATCGAACGTCCGCTCTTCGTCACGCTGGCTGTGCTCTCTTGCGGCGGCGATGAAGCCATGCAGCGCGCCGAAGAGTTCGGCCGCATGTACAACAACGTTCCAGTCGAAGCCGCCCAACGCGCGATGCGCTTCTTCAAGGTTCGCAAGAGCGCCGCGATCGCCGCTTGA